Proteins encoded within one genomic window of Sphingosinicella ginsenosidimutans:
- a CDS encoding cell wall hydrolase: MRFLSILAGLAAAHASAALAADVAQPFNVQGDAAAADRSRECLAQAIYYEARSQSDDGQRAVAQVVLNRVRHPAYPNTVCGVVYQGSSRSTGCQFTFTCDGSMYRAVDPVAWDRARRIADAALHGSVYRPVGLATNYHTTAINPYWAPSLVPQIVLGAHIFYRRPGYGGSADAFTQAPAADDPNAAFMDNYVLRPLDDGMPRIHRSRPGAGGATVERPVMEIPVVERPVVYRAVATRGFGATPRRAAARPASAQPAAATPARSTPRVVIQNGVRIFRGS, from the coding sequence ATGCGTTTTCTGTCGATCCTTGCCGGTCTTGCGGCCGCCCACGCCTCCGCCGCGCTCGCGGCCGATGTCGCGCAACCGTTCAACGTGCAGGGCGATGCCGCCGCGGCGGATCGCTCGCGGGAATGCCTCGCGCAGGCGATCTATTACGAAGCGCGCAGCCAGTCCGACGACGGGCAGCGTGCCGTCGCCCAGGTGGTGCTGAACCGGGTGCGGCACCCGGCTTATCCGAATACGGTGTGCGGCGTCGTCTATCAGGGATCGAGCCGGTCGACCGGCTGCCAGTTCACCTTCACCTGTGACGGGTCGATGTATCGCGCCGTCGATCCGGTCGCCTGGGATCGCGCCCGGCGCATCGCCGACGCCGCGCTGCACGGGAGTGTCTATCGCCCCGTCGGCCTCGCCACCAATTATCACACCACGGCAATCAACCCCTATTGGGCGCCGAGCCTCGTCCCGCAGATCGTGCTTGGCGCCCACATCTTCTATCGCCGGCCCGGCTATGGCGGGTCGGCCGATGCCTTCACCCAGGCGCCGGCGGCGGACGATCCCAACGCGGCCTTCATGGACAATTATGTCCTCCGCCCGCTGGATGACGGGATGCCGCGAATCCATCGCTCCCGGCCGGGTGCCGGCGGTGCAACCGTCGAGCGGCCCGTCATGGAGATTCCGGTCGTCGAGCGCCCCGTCGTCTATCGCGCGGTCGCAACGCGCGGCTTTGGCGCAACGCCGCGCCGTGCGGCTGCCCGGCCCGCAAGCGCCCAGCCTGCGGCCGCAACGCCCGCCCGCTCGACACCGCGCGTCGTGATCCAGAACGGCG